AGTTATGACATGACATGCAATATGAAAATGAGAAATGGTTCCAGTATACCAATTTAGATACTCTAGCGTGGTTTCTTTCTATGACTATTACAAAGCAGTAATTGCCATTTTATATGTAATTGGTGGAACAATGTTAAGCAGAATTAAGTTCATGCTTATGTATAATCTTTTTCATTGGTGACCTTGCTACTATGGTCTGCAATGACCAAATATTCGTTTGTGATTTTTCGCTTTTTCTAGAATGCTAAGGAGATCGGAACAGAAGCTTGTGGTCGTGGAGAAGTTAGTGTGGCAGGAGATCTTGTATTGTCTAATTTAGTGGAGAAGAATTGTAGTGATCAAATCAATTGGCGAGAGAATGTCCTCCAAGAGGCTAAAGACAAGGGAATAGAAGCTTATTTTCATGGAGAAGTTAATCTAACTGAAGTTGGTGGATTATCTAAGCTGGTAGAGAACAATGGCAATGATAATCTGCAGATTAATGAGAACACCAACGAATGTCTTCTGATGGTGACACACGTAGGTGATCAAATCAATCAGCAAGAAAGTGTTTTAGACAGAAATAAATCCACATCCGGACCAGATGTTGATAGGATAAATTCTGACATTTTAATCGATAGTAATTGCCTTGGAGAAGGAAATTCATCCCAGGGTGTTAGCTCCTCCTGGATGCCATTTGAACAAGTTTCTCTTCTGAAACATCATGATGTAATACACAATGATGATTTTTTGGAGAAGAATAATTCTACAGACACAATCTTAAATGGCCCACCCGTTGAAGTAGGAGACACACATCACATGCAACAAGAATTGAAAGGAGACGATTTTCCCATACTGAAAAAGCGGATTCGAAAACCAAGCTCTGTAATAAGAGCAGAAGAGGGATACGATCCTTTATGGATGTTATGTGAATGTGCATCAACTGAGGACTCTCATCACTGGAAAAATAGCAGGAATAAAAACACAATTTCCAAGTCATCACAGCTATCCTCAAGTCCTGTAAGGGAACCAGTGAATGCTGAATTGAAACCTCGGAAGAGGTTTAGCCAAGAGAAGAAAGATGGAACACTTGATGAGGACAATGGTCAATTTTGTTTGTCGACAGCAGTAAATAATTTGAGCGAAACAATGACTTCAAAAGATATTACTGACGAGGAATGCATAAATGAGAAACTTGAGAAAAGGTCTGGGAAAATTTTACATGCTTGTATGACTGATGGGATACTGAAAAATCCAATGAAAAGCAAGAGATCCACTGCCAAGGTTGCTCCTAGAAAGAAAGTGAGGAGCACAACCATAGTTCTCGAGGCAGCGACTTCAAACGATTCAGTTGAGTTAAAAAATTCGAAGGAAGAGGTAAGCAAGGTCAGAGATATAAGGTTACCAGCCAACAGCATTGACGGGATCTCAAAAAAGTTGGAAAAAGGACTAGGAACTTCGAGCAAGGTAGATCATGCAGAAAAGGAACTGAGCAAGAATGTTACAGCTGAGGATCTATCAGGAGATATCCTGGTAAAGGTTATATCTTAGTTGGCTATATCTAGTTGCAATTcatgtgtaaaaatattttctttgtttttggaATTTTACGTCCTACACATCTTTTATGGTGTGCAGACATTGGTTTCTCAATCAAGAAACAAATCACCTCAGGGGGAATCTCATTCTGTGGAAATCTCTAATCCACAGTACCAGAAGGTAGTTATCTTACCCAAGGAAAAGGTTTCTCTTGGTTAATTATCTCGCTATTTACCCGATATCTAATCTCCCTTTCTTTCCAATTTCCAAGCAATTGTTTGATAAATGCATGGATGGTTTATGATTGTTGATGATAAAGGATAGCATCCGATTAATTTTCTCTCAGTTTATCCGATAAAATATCCTTATATCCTCATGCTATTGTTAAATTTTTCTTGGCCATAAAAGTGTAGTAGCTAGCTAGATCCACTTGGTGATGCGTTACGGAATCTAAATTCCGCTTTCCTATACATCAGCATATGTATAGTGCTTCAAAAAATCCATGGGAAATGCCAAAAAAACAGTGCAAATATTTTTCCTAATGGTTAGTGTTTACTCACAATAACTAAAAATGTTGTACAATCCAACTCCAATCTCCATTTTCTTTTCTGTTTGCCAAtctaatttttcttttgaatttatACCCAAGAGCGGCACGaatgtatattttttcatggagtTTTTATGCAATCCAATTTAGGATATCAATTTTTTCTGTTTTTGTAGTAAATGCCATGTATGTCTACATTTTATCATGGCGTTTATAGTTTCAATCTTTCCCTTTCTCGATATTCAACTCAATGATGAGGTGGTGAAATGATCGAATTCAGATTTCTTCCAAGAAAAAAAGACAACAATCTTTGGCCAAGAAAGCTACAGATGAGACAAGTAAGGGAAAGACAGTTGTTTCTGAGAATCTAACTGGAAATATCACTGTCAAGGTATAACTGAGTTGAATAGATTTTGCAATGTTATCATGCCGTATTAGTCTCTTTACTTATTTCCTTATACATCTGTGGAGCTGCTCAGACTTTGGCTAAAACCACATCCTCTAAAGAAGAATTTCATTCTGATGATATCTCCAACCTAAAACAACATAGGAGCAATCTCCCAAACAAAGAAAAGGTATTGCTTTATCGATGGCCTTGCTGTACTTGATTTGTGGTCACACTAGCTGTTAAATTTATAAACATGGGTTTATCTGCTGAGCGTTCTTCAAACCTCTTGATGATCAGGGAAAAAAATTGGAATTTTTTCTATTTGTTTGCCTCCTTGAAATATTTGTTGCTTCCCCATGCTGCTGCTTATGTTTCCTGATGTATATCAATGGGCTTGCTTCCTTGTGGTGAGGATTCAATGAGTCTAGAAAGTGTTTTCCCCTACAGCATTTTATCTTATTTACATATCTGTAAAATATTTGAAGCACTCGGAGTCATCAATTAGGTGGCACTGATAATTTGTTTGTATCTAATCTGTCTGAGAAGATCGTCTCTGCAAGATTAATATTGTCGAGTAAAAGAAGTTATGGTGTACGGATAACCAAAAATGTTGTAATGTTCACAAACTTAATGCAATTATTTGTTAAGGCTCACAAGCATTTAATGATACTTCGCTACAAGATTGTCATTTAAGCATTTAATGATACTTCGCTACAAGATTGtcatttatttacttttttctaAGTTTTCGTGCTTAtcaatttttatgatatttttcccTTTTCCTCTTTTCATAGTCGATGATTTCTATCTTccaatgtttttttatattcaacCTTGCTACTATGGTGTTCGACTGATTCCAGAATCATTCAAAGAAAAGGAAACATTCTTTGTCCAAGAAAGCTCTTGGAGAAACGAGTAAAGCGGAGATTGTGTCTGAGATTCAAATGGGAGATATCATTGCCAAGGTAGTAACTGACATGAATAAAGTAGCTAGAGTTTATTGTGACTATGCAGTTTTTTAAATCttattttttctaaattaaTATGATGTTTTGTCTCTAGGCTTCCGAGGtaaatggttccaaaaaaaGCAATGATGAGAATCTGGTTGGCTGCAAAATAAAAGTTTGGTGGCCTCTGGATGAGACGTAAGTGCTTCAAGTCATTGTAGCTTGACAGCGTGGATATAAATACACAATTTCTTGATTTGCCATGTGCATTAGCACTTCAAGCAGTGAGAATAATCTTTTGGCCCGATGACTTTGTCTCATTTTATAGGTATTACGAAGGAAAAGTTACATCTTTTGACCATTTGAAGAAGGCACACCAGGTAAAAATTTCATATGTAGCTGTATATGTATTCCTAGTTGTATCTGGTTTATCATAATAACTTACTTTGACATGTTCAAATTCTCTATGTACTTACATAAGTTACCTCACAGTTTGCACTTGCAAATGCAGAATGATACTGTTTTTAGGCATTAACTCTAAACTTATTGTGATATTATCTTAATTTGTCAATAACACTACCAGGACATATCAACTTTAGATTGTCTACAGCACTGAAAtctttttttctaattttaattgCCATCATTTTATCATTTCATTCAGGTTGATTATGATGACGGTGAAACAGAGATACTGGACCTTACGAAGGAGCGTTGGGAAGTGATAGATGATTATAATTTGTCCAGTCATGTGGGTATTGTTGTTACATTTCTGTTTGCGCTCTTTTATATTATTCTGTTATGTAACACGGGTATTCTTTTGTCTATCAATCTAACAGGAACAGAGGACTGTTCCACCACCTCCTAGCGCCTCAAGAGTCGTGTATGTATATTTTCAACTTGATTGCTATTTCTTAGGCCAATCAATCTATAATGTTTTTACTTGATTTAATTACAGATTTTCCTTCTATTTGGTATTCACTTTCCTTTTTGTTCTTATGTTCTAGAGGTAGTAACTAGTAAGTTGTCTTTTGGTTGTGCTTATTTATTTGTCTATCAAACTTTATCCTGAAACTCCAATGTTAATTTTATTGATGACTTTTATAGAGCTGCAAAAGTGTTGCGGGTTTGGGTTAAGGGGCAGTTGGCTGGGTCCAAATAGGGTATTAGGGTGGTTATAGAAATAGTATGATAAAAGAGGGGGATTAGTTATTAGGGGAGAAGTTTTGTTTTGGGAGTAATGTTGCTGGCAGTTGCTAGGGAGAGGGAAAATCATTCTGTGAGAATATTTTCTGCTCCAAGGGGCCATACTCTTTGTGAAGATTGGTCATTAACTtatgtaatttttcttttttagttAATAAATTACAGTTTCTCTTATAATTACTAGTTGGAACGCCTTTTGAAATCTGTTTGAATCATGTGTCTCTCTTTTACATAAATGAAATGACATCGATAGTACCATTGCATGAACTTTTATGTGATGTGAAGACAAATACCTAACTTTATTTGGATATTTCATCGCTTAATTTGCTGTCTTAAGATGCTTAACCACCCCATATTTTACATTGTAAGGCTGGCTTTCGGTTTAATTGCTGCGAAAATTCTTTAAAGCCAACCGGATGACTGGAGAAGAAACTAAAAGGATTCATACATCAATTTCTTATTTCCTGTCCTGTTTTTCTTGTGCATCCGACTTCAAATGCCGCTAACTTTTgtggaatttttttttgctctttAATATTTCAGATCCTGTGGTCGAAGAGGCAAATCTTCTCGTTCTTCGCAGGCGAAACTGAAGGTGAGAACTCTTTTTTGAAGAAACTGTAAATGTGGATTTGAGTTGACTGGGATAGAACATAACAGAGTTCTTTTAGCTCAAGTGTTTCGAAGTAATATTCTTGCATGGATCGATACTTCATGGATTATGCATCAAATGtgcaatataaaatttatagatAATTTTGACTGTAATTTATTAATCAATCGTTTAATTGTTGTATTACGGACATAAAATGTgcaacataaataatttttattattgttgtgTTAGGGGCTATGGAAACAAATTCTGGGTTGATTCTTCTCATCTTTCATGGGATGGAATTCTTTGGAAACTGTTGTATCTATTTATGTACTCATTGACTGACAATCTATTctttttgtaaatattattgTTTCACTGTTTTATATGCTTTCAAGCTGTTATAATGTTTAAAgtattcaaattaaaattttgtcgtttcaaaagtgtttaatttttgttgttcaaaaaaaattttatataattgtcAAATGAAATTTTGTACCACATAATGAATGGACATCAATTTTCAGAATCTTTGTGGTTGGTTATTCACTAGTTTCCTCAAAAGATGTCATAatcatttttcttaaaaaaatatgaaacacaGAGAAGATAAACAAACTTATACAAGAAATTCGCATAAGAAAAAGAGTAAGTATCttctgagacggtctcatgaatatTTATCTCTGAGACAGATCAagcctaccgatattcacaataaaaagtaatactcttaacataaaaagtaatactttttcatggatgacccaaataagagatccgtctcacaaaatacgattcgtgagaccgtctcacacaagttttgccTAAGAAAAATgtccataaaaaataataataaataattcatgcaTTAATCTCgagaatatatttaaatttatgaaaattacaAAAAAGTAACCCACTTGACGATAATTTCtatctaaaaatgaatttaaatgtTATCTACAATTTTCATTCCAATAACTTTTTATGCTGAAACAcaaattatgttaaaatatattatttttatcttaaTTAATCTTAGTTAATTTGATTGAAACTTTTTTTCCTACtataaatatcttattttgaCTGAAAATATtcgaaaataattaattataataaaagtaTGGTAAAGATTGACAGTTTCAGATTATCAATaaacttatttacaaaataaagtcttaaaataaaatttgatataattatGTTAAAGTTTAATTGGATCAAATAAACCTTATACgaaataattttatgttaataatgAATTTATACTTATATACTCAATCAGCTCATAAATTTgtcttataaattttttgatcAGTTAAAATGGTATTTTTAGATAAACGTTTTAATTCATTACATTTTGTATAAGAAATCTATAgagtaggttttttttttttaaatatataagtcATGCACCAGATCAAAGCATAAGAGTGATCATTGTATCTAAGATCAAATTATCAAATGAAAGCACTCAACCAGAAGCTCTTGAAGTTAAAATTATTCAAAGAcagaaaacaagaaaaagacaaaatctGAAGTAGTAAAGGTCAGCAGTACAGAGCAACACACTACACTGAAAGATCACCTCTTCATAATAGATTTTCATCAAAAAGAAGAAGGGAAGCTCACTGAATCCAGAATATAGACATCAAATCAGAGATCTAAAAGATGAAGCTATATTAGAAAAAATATCATCATAACCAAACAAGTTTCATGAGATTCAAACACTTGGAAAATTTTCAAGTATTTCATAACACAGATGAAATTTTGTTCAAGACTTGACTTGACGGAACCATGCCGGTGTGACAACAGGGCGGCGGCAGTGCACCGTTGAGTTGTGGTGGTGATCGGTCGAGGGGCTTCCTTCAAAAGGTAGTGACCGAATTCTTGAGGAGAAAGGAAAAATCTGAGTCTAGATTGTTTTGATGGTGTTCGTGTGCTATCAACTCTTAGtaacatatatttaatatttctcAATTGTTCATGCATCCTTCTAGAATAGGAGTTTCTCACTTGTCAATATCTCGTGTTTATCTTATCAACTTTTGACAAAATTCGATAGGATTAGTTAGATAAAACTTTATCTATCCATGAGATTCTATAACCTTATAGAATTCTCTTTGGATGATTCGACTAATTAGAATTCTACTAATCATTATTTGATTAAGAAACTccaagtttaattaattaaataatctgTGATTCTGATTTCATCATAATCTCGATTGACGAGAAGACATCCTCGATGTGACGAGGGTACAAAACTCATTATTACGATACAAAGTGAAAATTTTATTCGTTGATTCAATTTTGACTGCTGGCCTATTTTGGGACTCCTTCACTAAATTTAGACAGTTGCACTCTCCTCAAAAATTGGTAGTCAAGCTAATTTTCATAACTTCCAAATATAAAATCCACTAATAAACGCATTTATAAGCAATATGTTTGTTGTCCATCAAACTAAGTtatcaaattcaactccttaaatttGACTATCATAACGGAAACACAGAATTCAATACTTGTGCGACCCTCAATGGTTTGGAGATACAACTTgttgtgggttcacaactcatGTGATTTTAGATAACATTAATCTCTTATGTGGACTTACCCTTATTAGTGTCATTTTGTGCACAACCCCTTGATCACAATAACGTCAGAAGTCAGTTCGGATTACACTCATCAGATCATGATAAGATCGTCTAGTACCATCATCCTATTATTCCGTGGTGATCATTGATAATGCATGCAAAAACCAATAAATTGTTATTAACGTACAATACAGTCTCTTCGATACATATATCCTGATCTAATATGCAATCATTCATATATCGAAAGTTGCAAATATTAGATAATGATGTGATATATCTTCGAATAATCATAGCGACATCATGTGTGCAGCTAAAAAAAACACTTTTCTTTAAAGCACAACTCACACTCTGTTCAGAATTAGCGATATCAACCAAGTGAGATTCTCTATTGGTCAGCAAGATCTGACTTCCTTCCCCGCAATCCGAAAATAACCTTCCCATGTCATCCCAAATCTCTTGTACCCTAGGCATCATCCATAACAACGAGACATCTTTTGCCACTCAAAGATTTATGGAGATCGTCTAGTAAATCATAAGTCTATTCGTACATTTCATCTGTGAGTGCTTTTATGCATCCTACAAGGTCTAACAAGATTTTCTTGGGCTAATAATCGTTTGACACCGTTACCCAGGAACGAACATCAAAATTAGCTTGAATAACCTGATCATTGTAAAGGTATCTTCCCACCATTCCAACGATCGGATAATGATTAATGATTTGATCTCTCAGCGTCCACGACTCATCGTCGAAACCCAAATTTTATTTGTCATTTTGGATTTGGATTCTCagataacaaaaatatattaattgagAACAAGAGTATAAATCATGCAACATTATGTAGATAGAGTTTACCATCTCAAAGTATGTActtctttcatatttttttaggaGTTCCAGGTATAGTTGGTCTTCTCGGGAGGTTTTGTATTGGAATGGAGAATTCCTCGAAGGGAGCTCCTCCAACCCAACCAAATTcattattaaatgaaatatatatataactccaTCATCGATATGAATGCACCAAGTATTTAACTCGACGATCCAGAGTTCAAGTATGAAATACAGTGCTTGAGGTCACGAAATGCTCGACTCACTTGCACTTCTGATATAAACTCACTCTATAAGCATCATGAAAGTATGAAACTAGAATGTTGCACTTTTTCCCTTGCATCCTGTGTCttcagggaaatccaagattaAGAAAAACGGCATTAATATTACAGCTACAACGACTGAACGGAAGGTTAACTCTAGTCCATGGTTTCCAAATGCTGAAGTCTAAATTGAATGAATAAAGGAAATTTTGTCAAAGTCTAGTGGACTGTATTGTTAGTTAGTCTTCGGTCAATGATCGGTATCTGAAAATTCGCTATCTCCAGCTACATCGACTGAACGAGACACGACTTCTTGAGCTTCAGCGAGTGCAGATTCTTTCTCATCTGCACAATATAATATCTTCTTGATTGCCACAGCCAACTGCAGCGAATTTCAAGAAAACGATTATGACTTTTTTATACAGCAAACAATTTGCAGCATATGCAACATTGTCAAGACCCAATAAAAGAAACAAGACAGAGATTCTTCTTAGTAACATCaggggaaaaaaataaatagcttTGTTGTGTGCACATAAACCATGTCATCTAATCCCAAACATTTTAATCAATTTAGCCACAGTTCAAACGCTAGCTTCATTAGTTTAAGGCCAGTCtccttttcatttttattttattttcatctgCAGTTCCTATAAAGATATTAACAAGCGGTGTTTACCCATGAATAACAAACCAAACCATTAAAGCTACCTCGTACCAATGGTGGAACCAAATTATATATCGCAAAAATATGTTCATCCCGTTAGCGTCCCTCTCCCTCCACTACTGATGTGCGAGAACCTTAGAGTTGAAGTACACAATCAAGATCGAATTTCATGTTTCTTAAGAAATTTGTCATTCCATTAGAGCAGTTGCAACTAAGGCAATCCACTTGTGTTGAAGGCAATAATGTATATCATCATAGTATTAATTGAGCTAACAATGCTTACCGTAAGATTTTCCAACTGGGGAGTCTGGCAAATTATTTCAACATCACGTAATTTTGCAAAGTAAAAATCTCTTTCCTTTTCCAAGAGGTCAACAGAGAGCTTGAGTTCGGTAATCTGAATAAATTTGGAGATATCATAGTGGAAATTAAACCATAGAGTAAAATGACAGTAAAGCCAATCCAACAAACTACTTACatcacaataaataaaaatatatacaactTACGAAATAATAGTGCTACGAGATGCCAAATCGGACATGGATCACTGCATTCTATAATATCATGTTTGAAGAAAAGTGACCATTATTACCTCCTTTGTCATTGCATGAATCTCCACGGAAGAATTGGCCCAGGTTGCTGCACCACCCGATTTCCCTTGTTTGGCAACTGAAcatgaaatgatttttttaaaaaaaaccatggCATGAATGaggaaagaaaaaataatttaaaatgacaaCATTTCAGGCTGACCAGATATCTTATTACTACCCATTCCATCAGGAAAGCCAGAATTTAGAGAGCGATTTGTTTGCAATGACTTAGAGTTCTTCTGAGACCCCTTGATATTTCTCTCCTTTCCACCTTTAGTTCTGCGTTCCACGGGATCGTAATTCCTGGGAAATATGTTGGAAGTAAAcataaataatatgataaaacaCAACAAGTTAACCCAAAGAAAGCATTACTCATTCATTATTCCGCCATTTACTGAATCACAATAACGTTTCAGCCATTGAAGAAACTCCAAGTTGTCCAATGGCCTTCCTTTCACCAGTCTGTTGACCTCAATATGCTGGAAACGACGAAAAATATGAATagattatcaaatttttgaacttaACACAATGGATGCTACCAAATCATTCACAACAAAATGGTGATGCCAGCAAGAAATTGGGATAGAGAACTCCAAGAATAATGATAATGCAGAAAAGGATCACCTTTTCAATTTTCAGTTTGTTAAAGACGTCCTGGAGTACTTTGTAGTTCTGGATCATATCATATTCAGTCTTAGCATCGAAGTTCACCTACGACAGACTAATATGTCAGTAATGTCGCAATATCAAGACTTTGCTAAGTGGGGAATATTAGAGCATCCCTCGTCCAACCCATACCAACAAATATTATTCTCAAACAAAGAGTGCAAAATGAATTTATTGACCTTGTGCATGGGTACAATTCCTGGATAAGTCATGTCCATCATCTGACACTGCACGGCTCCAGATGCAGCCTagataaaagttttttttatcagcACGTAACATACCATATGTGGTTCTTCCAGTAAAATTTAAGTTATTTAACATTTGAAACAATCTTATatgcaaatattaaaaaaacaaagaaagtaATTTGGCCTCCAATGACAGAAAAATTCTATGAGAAGCAACACAGGCCTTAAAATTGAGAAATAGCTATATTGCCATTAAATactgttt
This DNA window, taken from Primulina huaijiensis isolate GDHJ02 unplaced genomic scaffold, ASM1229523v2 scaffold33841, whole genome shotgun sequence, encodes the following:
- the LOC140968233 gene encoding microtubule-associated protein RP/EB family member 1B-like isoform X1 encodes the protein MASNIGLMDSAYFVGRNEILGWINATLQLNLCRVEEAASGAVQCQMMDMTYPGIVPMHKVNFDAKTEYDMIQNYKVLQDVFNKLKIEKHIEVNRLVKGRPLDNLEFLQWLKRYCDSVNGGIMNENYDPVERRTKGGKERNIKGSQKNSKSLQTNRSLNSGFPDGMGSNKISVAKQGKSGGAATWANSSVEIHAMTKEITELKLSVDLLEKERDFYFAKLRDVEIICQTPQLENLTLAVAIKKILYCADEKESALAEAQEVVSRSVDVAGDSEFSDTDH
- the LOC140968233 gene encoding microtubule-associated protein RP/EB family member 1B-like isoform X2, with translation MMDMTYPGIVPMHKVNFDAKTEYDMIQNYKVLQDVFNKLKIEKHIEVNRLVKGRPLDNLEFLQWLKRYCDSVNGGIMNENYDPVERRTKGGKERNIKGSQKNSKSLQTNRSLNSGFPDGMGSNKISVAKQGKSGGAATWANSSVEIHAMTKEITELKLSVDLLEKERDFYFAKLRDVEIICQTPQLENLTLAVAIKKILYCADEKESALAEAQEVVSRSVDVAGDSEFSDTDH